Proteins from one Oscillospiraceae bacterium genomic window:
- the spoIVA gene encoding stage IV sporulation protein A, with protein sequence MSIYADIAQRTGGAIYIGVVGPVRTGKSTFIKKFMERVVLPNIDNAEVRNRANDEMPQSASGKTVMTTEPKFVPETPVSIMPEDGTEMAVKLIDCVGYIVPGAAGLTENDKPRMVMTPWSEQALPFERAAELGTQKVIADHSTVAVAMTTDGSICEIPRENYVAAEKRIVSELVSAGKPFVLVVNSTHPDNAETRELAERLSVEYSCPVKAANCFTISEDEIKEILSMILTQFPPREIIVRLPSWLCILTSDNELKRSTETSIFDSARAVYKNGDAEKLFDALADGSVIKSVNRVEFLPGLGKTTFELIFDEDVFYKALGKECGIEINGEEELFEVMAELANAKHKYDRVAVALNEVERSGYGIVMPSMNDLRLEEPEIVKQSNGYGIKLRASAPSVHMIKANIEAEVSPIVGSERQSEDMVKFLLEGFEANPKTLWESNMFGKTLHELMNESLNSKLAHMPQDARMKLGETLTKIINEGSNGLICIIL encoded by the coding sequence ATGAGCATCTATGCGGACATTGCCCAGAGGACCGGAGGCGCAATATATATAGGCGTAGTCGGCCCAGTCAGAACAGGCAAATCAACATTCATAAAAAAATTCATGGAACGAGTCGTGCTCCCGAACATCGATAATGCGGAGGTAAGAAACCGCGCAAACGATGAGATGCCGCAAAGCGCGTCCGGTAAAACCGTCATGACAACCGAACCGAAATTCGTTCCGGAAACACCGGTATCAATCATGCCCGAGGACGGCACCGAAATGGCTGTAAAGCTGATCGACTGTGTCGGATATATTGTGCCCGGAGCTGCCGGCCTCACGGAGAACGACAAGCCGAGGATGGTCATGACACCATGGAGCGAACAGGCGCTTCCGTTTGAACGCGCCGCGGAACTCGGTACACAAAAGGTCATTGCCGATCATTCCACTGTGGCTGTCGCGATGACCACCGACGGCAGCATATGCGAAATACCGCGAGAAAATTATGTCGCGGCAGAAAAACGCATTGTTTCCGAGCTTGTTTCGGCCGGAAAGCCGTTCGTCCTCGTGGTTAACAGCACTCATCCCGACAACGCGGAAACGCGCGAGCTTGCAGAACGACTGAGCGTGGAATACTCCTGCCCCGTTAAAGCCGCCAACTGCTTTACGATAAGCGAAGACGAAATCAAGGAAATATTATCAATGATCCTCACACAATTCCCGCCGCGTGAGATCATCGTGAGGCTTCCGTCATGGCTGTGCATTCTCACCTCAGACAACGAGCTTAAACGCTCGACCGAAACCTCGATATTCGATTCGGCAAGAGCCGTATATAAAAACGGAGACGCGGAAAAGCTGTTTGACGCTCTTGCTGACGGCAGCGTCATAAAATCGGTAAACCGCGTAGAATTTCTTCCCGGGCTGGGGAAAACAACATTTGAGCTGATTTTCGACGAGGATGTATTTTACAAGGCGCTTGGAAAAGAATGCGGAATAGAAATCAATGGTGAAGAAGAGCTGTTTGAGGTTATGGCGGAGCTTGCGAACGCAAAACATAAATATGACCGTGTAGCAGTTGCGCTCAATGAAGTTGAACGATCAGGATACGGAATAGTTATGCCTTCAATGAATGACCTCAGGCTTGAAGAACCGGAAATTGTTAAACAATCAAACGGATACGGAATCAAGCTGCGCGCTTCCGCTCCGTCAGTGCATATGATAAAGGCAAATATTGAAGCCGAGGTATCCCCGATTGTCGGAAGCGAGCGTCAGTCAGAGGATATGGTCAAATTCCTTCTTGAGGGCTTTGAAGCAAATCCGAAAACACTTTGGGAATCGAATATGTTCGGCAAAACGCTTCATGAGCTGATGAACGAAAGTCTCAATTCCAAGCTTGCACATATGCCGCAGGATGCGCGCATGAAGCTTGGAGAAACGCTCACTAAAATAATAAACGAAGGCAGCAACGGCCTGATCTGCATTATTCTCTGA
- a CDS encoding beta-galactosidase trimerization domain-containing protein produces the protein MVKSDNRLRTKPMRIAAIQFSQRPEDTMKIPAILEGGKFNVEQLLHIVGDGVYGLYEKSKYYDALKAYVAESSKRGIDIILYSNAHMISVDTFNNHQDWAQRDSDGKHVMAYDTYVFACVNSPWRDSFFENTRDALEHDIKGIFIDGPVVVGNGCNCDICKKLFAEQFGHSLDSANPTEIREFKTWSVAKFMKDTREVITKSGRDVVLYANSVGLSANTTGCDLDGIFPYVDLIGSEGGFIFYGNPNYTSIWRGAECTKYLESKSYGKPYVVFDAGNHQPWARHMHTEAETTLLYSDVIANGGNVWYGIHGLIDNFNTTAGKTAFNINRFLAENESYFENTKRYADVALVWSRDTINCYAGQIAESDFVQKEIDVDVSDIGSFQSEFFGISDMLFRNHTQFAIIDETNILNGDLSKYKTIILPNTICLDDKAIETIKQYVENGGNLIATLASGMCDHTGKNRPSSPFNKLFGIKNMKEIVSYKAGCGYMTFEGEKPFAENASDKIIAGFSDKVIKCSFDDKVEILASSYGPMEGRYAEFVEEKYPSVIVTSYGKGKTAYIAGGIGQTYADYGILDMKYIIESLVSRFTKSDIIVKNAYPTVEVEMRTQDDKERKLIHLVNMTGFMQRPIESFIECKNIEISLKVPKSVKSVKALYHKCTIPFTEENGVVKFLVNLYDYELITVEM, from the coding sequence ATGGTGAAATCCGATAACCGTTTAAGAACAAAGCCAATGCGTATAGCTGCGATCCAGTTCAGTCAGCGACCTGAGGATACTATGAAAATACCGGCAATACTTGAAGGAGGGAAATTCAATGTCGAACAGCTTTTGCATATAGTCGGCGACGGTGTTTACGGTCTGTATGAAAAGTCAAAATATTACGATGCGCTGAAAGCTTATGTTGCCGAGTCATCAAAACGTGGCATTGATATAATACTATATTCAAACGCTCATATGATAAGTGTCGATACTTTCAATAATCATCAGGACTGGGCGCAAAGAGACAGCGACGGAAAACATGTCATGGCTTATGATACATATGTGTTCGCCTGTGTAAACAGCCCGTGGCGCGACAGCTTCTTTGAAAATACAAGAGACGCGCTTGAGCATGATATTAAAGGAATTTTCATCGATGGTCCTGTTGTTGTCGGCAACGGATGCAATTGCGATATATGTAAAAAGCTTTTTGCTGAGCAGTTCGGTCATTCGCTGGACAGTGCTAATCCGACAGAGATACGCGAATTCAAAACATGGTCGGTCGCGAAATTTATGAAGGATACAAGAGAAGTAATAACAAAAAGCGGCAGGGATGTTGTTTTATATGCGAACAGCGTCGGTCTTTCAGCTAATACGACCGGTTGTGATTTAGACGGTATTTTCCCGTATGTTGATCTGATAGGCTCAGAAGGCGGATTTATCTTTTACGGTAACCCGAATTATACCTCGATTTGGAGAGGCGCCGAATGTACAAAATACCTCGAGTCCAAATCATATGGAAAACCGTATGTTGTATTTGATGCCGGCAACCATCAGCCGTGGGCAAGACATATGCACACAGAAGCCGAAACCACTCTCCTTTACTCTGACGTTATAGCAAACGGAGGCAATGTCTGGTACGGAATCCATGGCCTTATTGATAACTTCAATACCACTGCCGGAAAAACAGCATTTAATATAAACCGGTTTCTCGCAGAGAATGAGAGCTATTTTGAAAATACGAAAAGATATGCTGATGTTGCCCTTGTCTGGTCACGGGATACTATAAACTGTTATGCCGGTCAGATTGCCGAATCGGATTTTGTACAAAAAGAAATAGACGTGGATGTAAGCGATATCGGTTCATTCCAAAGCGAATTCTTCGGTATTTCTGATATGTTATTCAGAAATCATACCCAATTTGCCATCATTGATGAAACAAATATACTGAACGGTGATCTTTCAAAATATAAAACGATTATATTGCCAAATACCATCTGCCTCGACGATAAAGCTATCGAAACAATTAAGCAGTATGTCGAAAACGGCGGTAATCTTATTGCCACGCTTGCAAGCGGTATGTGCGATCACACAGGAAAAAACCGTCCATCTTCACCGTTTAACAAGCTGTTTGGCATAAAGAACATGAAAGAGATAGTTTCATACAAAGCAGGCTGCGGATATATGACTTTTGAAGGCGAAAAGCCCTTTGCGGAAAATGCTTCGGATAAGATCATAGCCGGATTTTCCGACAAAGTTATAAAATGCAGCTTTGATGACAAGGTCGAAATACTCGCTTCTTCATACGGTCCGATGGAAGGCAGATATGCCGAATTCGTTGAAGAAAAATATCCGTCTGTTATAGTCACTTCATACGGAAAAGGCAAAACCGCTTATATTGCCGGAGGAATCGGGCAGACTTATGCAGATTACGGCATTCTTGACATGAAATATATCATCGAAAGCTTGGTCAGCCGTTTTACAAAAAGCGATATTATTGTCAAAAATGCATACCCGACAGTTGAAGTCGAAATGAGGACACAGGATGATAAGGAAAGAAAACTTATTCACCTTGTAAATATGACAGGATTTATGCAAAGACCTATAGAAAGTTTTATTGAGTGCAAGAATATTGAGATATCATTAAAAGTACCAAAATCCGTTAAGTCCGTAAAAGCACTCTATCATAAATGTACAATACCTTTTACCGAGGAAAACGGCGTTGTCAAATTCCTAGTCAATCTATACGATTATGAGCTTATAACAGTTGAAATGTAA
- a CDS encoding DUF6179 domain-containing protein translates to MTNIERTDRIDKLKLNDEQYFQSVIEQAYIVGLFSDKEIEKIQFDCFAFLAKLTERYNNGNSSSIRIETAQNILTSVMFTIGLCLKTYSSADEAAQALRDEKLEVLYQKGQKQIERKIHISKLIHSRITSNLFETPNVFYHASIVDSINGFFKLYRPDYFAHEINITADYSTCKPVNCTMGIEFIREYLEYLYYENDFCNHFQADNVHHLLCGYEDEYQNLLINIFEPVYISALGCILIHSDVYTLKLSCSDVKHLSRRLSGCSDIEFRHLLDSALEELITTLAISPKTAAYLNVCLEKVSIIIKNAISRNVPEKAFLILKYPEDTPEFKCSFSGKMDDELYRKVLQEVVACQTTEEKNQIIKKYIHSLADLEDIMLDAELSKTEMISVFQELTTGELAALAKKYDIYTKCSLSDMHSSEMRLYNCLNSYIAMLAPEQQSCVKEAAKIIRVIE, encoded by the coding sequence ATGACGAATATTGAAAGAACTGACCGCATTGATAAATTAAAATTGAATGATGAGCAATATTTTCAGTCTGTCATTGAACAGGCATATATAGTGGGCTTATTTTCGGATAAAGAAATTGAAAAAATACAGTTCGATTGTTTTGCTTTCCTTGCAAAATTAACTGAACGGTATAATAACGGGAACAGCAGCTCCATAAGGATAGAAACCGCGCAAAACATTTTGACCTCTGTTATGTTTACAATCGGCTTATGTCTTAAAACATATTCCTCCGCTGACGAAGCCGCGCAGGCTTTACGTGATGAAAAATTAGAGGTGCTGTACCAAAAAGGTCAAAAGCAGATAGAAAGAAAGATTCATATATCAAAGCTGATTCATTCCCGAATTACTAGCAATTTATTCGAAACTCCTAATGTATTTTACCATGCATCAATTGTTGACAGTATTAATGGCTTTTTCAAATTATACCGACCTGATTATTTTGCGCATGAAATCAATATTACCGCGGATTATTCTACTTGCAAACCTGTAAACTGTACAATGGGGATAGAATTTATCAGGGAATATTTAGAATATCTATATTATGAAAACGATTTTTGTAATCATTTTCAGGCAGATAATGTTCATCATCTGTTATGCGGTTACGAGGATGAATATCAAAACCTGCTTATAAATATTTTTGAGCCTGTTTATATTTCCGCTTTGGGTTGTATACTTATCCATTCTGATGTATACACTCTGAAATTGAGTTGTTCCGATGTGAAACACCTTAGCCGACGGCTGTCTGGATGTTCAGATATTGAATTCAGACATTTATTAGATTCAGCTTTGGAAGAATTAATTACCACCTTAGCTATATCACCAAAAACAGCGGCTTATTTAAATGTATGTCTGGAAAAAGTAAGTATCATAATAAAAAACGCAATTTCAAGGAATGTTCCGGAAAAGGCCTTTTTGATTCTAAAATATCCTGAAGATACACCGGAATTTAAATGTTCTTTCAGCGGAAAAATGGATGATGAATTATATCGTAAGGTTTTACAGGAGGTTGTGGCCTGTCAGACGACCGAAGAAAAAAATCAAATAATAAAAAAGTATATTCATTCACTCGCCGATTTGGAAGATATTATGCTGGATGCTGAGCTTTCCAAAACGGAAATGATATCTGTTTTTCAAGAACTGACCACGGGCGAGCTTGCAGCTCTTGCCAAAAAATACGATATATATACAAAGTGCAGTCTTTCTGACATGCATTCAAGCGAAATGCGGCTATATAATTGTTTAAATAGCTATATTGCTATGCTTGCGCCTGAGCAGCAATCGTGTGTCAAAGAAGCGGCTAAGATAATTCGTGTTATTGAATAG
- a CDS encoding biotin transporter BioY, whose protein sequence is MKSTQYKNKILKIIFCALFAALTAVGAFIRIPIPAIPITLQTFFVMMAGLLLGPRLGAVSQLAYVAIGLLGLPVFTQGGGIGYVFQPTFGYLIGFCIGAYITGVIAYKAPSPSYKRLLAANFAGLAVVYIIGMIYVWVINTYYVGTGIGLWALVLHCFILVIPGDIVLCFIAALLAKRLIPAISNILPKT, encoded by the coding sequence ATGAAATCAACACAATATAAAAACAAAATTCTTAAGATTATCTTTTGCGCTCTGTTTGCGGCGCTTACGGCGGTCGGAGCTTTCATCCGTATCCCGATCCCGGCCATACCGATTACACTTCAGACATTTTTTGTTATGATGGCCGGACTATTATTAGGTCCGAGGCTCGGAGCCGTCAGTCAGCTTGCGTATGTAGCGATAGGGCTTTTGGGTCTGCCTGTTTTTACGCAGGGAGGGGGAATCGGATATGTGTTTCAGCCCACCTTTGGCTATTTGATCGGGTTCTGCATAGGTGCATATATAACCGGCGTTATAGCATATAAAGCTCCTTCCCCGTCGTATAAACGTTTGCTCGCTGCAAATTTCGCCGGATTAGCGGTTGTTTATATAATCGGGATGATTTATGTCTGGGTGATAAACACCTATTATGTAGGAACCGGAATAGGGCTGTGGGCTTTGGTCTTACATTGCTTCATTCTTGTTATTCCCGGAGATATTGTCCTTTGTTTTATCGCGGCGCTTCTTGCAAAGCGTTTAATACCTGCGATTTCGAATATCCTGCCGAAAACTTGA
- a CDS encoding TetR/AcrR family transcriptional regulator, producing the protein MKKNISREQIINTTLELMMDKSSFEKLNLREIARTLDCAHTNIYNYFPSFKDVLWAAHTALQDRTMEIMRKNLLTANTDEMKLHQFFQTILDVYLDNKGWFRLAWLEYIGDERPAENADAVQKARTVLNQYISEIWGNISGTTPDMKNIDQVLHNTHCYIIGEISNYISGRGLIFNESELKENVVKQAVQIFTLSMRGIRNEL; encoded by the coding sequence ATGAAGAAGAATATATCACGAGAGCAGATTATCAATACAACACTTGAATTGATGATGGACAAATCGAGCTTTGAAAAACTGAATTTAAGGGAAATTGCTCGCACTTTGGATTGTGCTCATACAAATATCTATAATTACTTTCCTTCGTTTAAAGATGTTTTATGGGCAGCACATACTGCTTTGCAGGATAGAACGATGGAAATAATGAGAAAAAATCTTCTGACTGCGAATACTGATGAAATGAAGCTGCATCAATTTTTTCAAACCATTTTGGATGTTTATTTAGACAATAAAGGTTGGTTCCGTCTTGCTTGGCTTGAATATATCGGTGATGAACGGCCTGCCGAAAATGCTGACGCTGTTCAAAAAGCCCGTACCGTTTTAAATCAATATATTTCAGAAATTTGGGGGAATATATCCGGAACCACTCCTGATATGAAGAATATCGATCAAGTTTTACACAATACACACTGTTATATTATCGGAGAAATTTCGAACTATATTTCGGGCAGAGGATTGATTTTCAATGAATCAGAGTTGAAAGAAAATGTCGTTAAACAAGCAGTACAGATATTTACACTTTCTATGCGAGGTATACGAAATGAGCTTTGA
- a CDS encoding GNAT family N-acetyltransferase, with product MNIQKADINDLSGLLKLYKQLHDNPVPEVNDKLIGLWNDILSDRNHYVIVGKIDDDIISSCVLVIIPNLTHQQRPYALIENVVTDEKCRNKGYATQILDFARDIAKINNCYKIMLLTGSKKESTLNFYRKAGYNSEDKTAFIQWL from the coding sequence ATGAATATACAAAAAGCGGATATAAATGACTTATCCGGCCTGCTCAAGTTATATAAGCAATTACATGACAATCCTGTTCCGGAGGTTAATGATAAACTGATAGGATTATGGAATGATATATTATCAGATCGAAATCATTATGTAATCGTGGGTAAGATAGATGATGATATAATATCTTCATGTGTTCTGGTTATAATCCCAAATTTAACACATCAACAGCGGCCATATGCATTAATTGAAAATGTTGTCACCGATGAGAAATGCAGAAACAAAGGATATGCAACGCAAATACTTGATTTTGCAAGAGATATCGCTAAAATTAATAATTGTTATAAAATAATGTTGCTGACCGGGAGCAAGAAAGAAAGTACATTAAATTTTTATAGGAAGGCAGGATATAATTCCGAAGATAAAACGGCATTTATTCAATGGCTATAA
- a CDS encoding two-component system response regulator — translation MRHIKTVIITHDTSDSKLFASECTRLGGFDISDMCSGYDCIENESLSLIDFVITDVNTEGLAFAKESRSKNPDSIILFIADSDDYLSEALRLRADYYMLKPFSADDVRFVLKRMKLLHKGSRKRIFFRTFGNFDVFIDGKPVPFSSAKAKELLALLVDRKGGILTSEEAFSYLWEDKQYDSSSQSLYRKVIQRLKENLKSSGIEDILLRTKDGRCLDRDMFDCDYYRFLNGDADAVKSFTGEYMTNYSWGEFTLAGLISIAEKQKSADN, via the coding sequence GTGAGACACATTAAAACTGTTATAATAACACATGATACCTCCGATTCAAAGCTTTTTGCTTCTGAATGTACACGCCTGGGCGGTTTTGATATATCTGATATGTGTTCCGGGTACGACTGTATTGAAAATGAATCGCTCTCTTTGATTGACTTTGTGATCACCGATGTAAATACCGAAGGCCTTGCTTTCGCAAAAGAATCCAGAAGTAAAAATCCGGATTCGATAATATTATTTATTGCAGACTCTGATGATTACTTATCAGAGGCGCTGAGGTTGCGTGCTGATTATTACATGCTGAAGCCTTTTTCCGCGGATGATGTACGTTTTGTTTTGAAAAGAATGAAGCTTCTGCACAAAGGATCCAGGAAACGAATTTTTTTCCGCACCTTCGGAAATTTTGATGTATTTATCGATGGAAAGCCCGTACCATTTTCAAGCGCAAAAGCAAAGGAGCTGCTTGCGCTTCTCGTGGACAGAAAAGGCGGCATACTGACATCGGAGGAAGCATTTTCATATTTATGGGAAGATAAACAATATGATTCTTCTTCACAGAGTCTGTATCGCAAGGTCATTCAACGGCTTAAGGAAAACCTGAAATCCTCCGGAATTGAAGATATCCTTCTGAGAACAAAGGATGGCAGATGCCTTGATCGTGACATGTTTGATTGCGATTATTATCGTTTTCTGAATGGCGACGCGGATGCTGTAAAATCATTTACGGGAGAATATATGACGAATTACAGCTGGGGAGAATTTACCCTGGCAGGTCTAATATCTATCGCAGAAAAGCAAAAATCAGCAGATAATTAG
- a CDS encoding biotin--[acetyl-CoA-carboxylase] ligase, which yields MSVKEDILTLLEQNRGKYLSGEEIASKISVTRSAVWKAIKSLQAEGYAIDGVTNKGYYLPPDTDMVSASGIKKYLDDRASHLRIEVYKTIGSTNDEAKKLALSGEPDGKVIVAEEQTAGRGRKGRSFFSPGGTGVYISILLRPKIPVSVSSLLTTAAAVAVAGAVEQLSGRETQIKWVNDIWMDGKKICGILTEASMSLESGGLDFAVVGIGVNITMPESGFPDELSSIASSVFGASGHPNDIRNRLAAEILNCFMPYCDNLEERSFLFEYRKRLFILGREITVVGSGENAYRRAHALDIDDDCHLLVRYEDGTTASLSSGEISILPY from the coding sequence ATGTCGGTAAAGGAAGATATTCTTACTCTGCTCGAACAAAACAGAGGGAAATATTTGTCGGGAGAGGAAATCGCGAGTAAGATAAGCGTAACTCGCAGCGCTGTATGGAAAGCAATCAAATCGCTTCAAGCAGAAGGATATGCCATAGATGGGGTGACAAACAAAGGTTATTATTTACCGCCTGATACAGACATGGTGTCGGCGTCTGGAATTAAAAAATATCTTGATGACCGTGCGTCACATCTGCGTATCGAGGTGTATAAAACAATCGGATCGACAAATGACGAGGCAAAAAAGCTTGCTCTTTCGGGAGAGCCCGATGGCAAGGTTATTGTCGCGGAGGAACAGACCGCCGGGCGCGGACGAAAGGGAAGGAGCTTTTTTTCTCCTGGCGGAACCGGTGTATATATTAGCATTCTGCTGCGTCCTAAAATCCCTGTTTCGGTGTCATCTCTACTGACAACAGCGGCCGCCGTTGCCGTTGCGGGAGCAGTCGAACAGCTATCCGGTCGCGAAACACAGATTAAATGGGTCAACGATATCTGGATGGACGGCAAAAAAATCTGCGGAATACTGACCGAGGCCTCTATGTCACTGGAAAGCGGAGGATTAGATTTTGCTGTCGTAGGTATTGGTGTAAATATAACCATGCCTGAAAGCGGATTTCCTGATGAATTGTCCTCGATTGCCTCGTCTGTATTCGGTGCTTCAGGGCATCCGAATGATATCCGCAACCGTCTTGCGGCAGAGATACTCAATTGTTTTATGCCTTACTGCGACAACCTGGAAGAGAGAAGCTTTCTTTTCGAATATAGAAAGCGCCTTTTCATACTCGGCAGGGAAATAACCGTCGTTGGATCCGGCGAAAACGCATATCGGCGCGCTCATGCTCTTGATATCGACGACGACTGTCATTTATTGGTGCGGTATGAGGATGGTACGACTGCCTCTCTTTCAAGCGGAGAAATAAGCATTTTACCATATTAA
- a CDS encoding DUF6323 family protein, translating to MSFELTFFNDSSLIQRQAANEILKQNAVSSQFGLELTEQQALALVETRSLALKENGRIEFGGGVIDKLIYEFCDSPFISSVNYEQTLHDLIDIFYYYKNETIDLISDDELIKYMKKAYDGVCQGSLELLSGRELNRLARNLRFGELSDDSENSIDEEDDADDEY from the coding sequence ATGAGCTTTGAGTTAACATTTTTCAATGATAGTTCTCTAATACAAAGGCAGGCCGCAAATGAAATATTAAAGCAAAATGCTGTCAGCTCTCAATTTGGGCTTGAGTTAACTGAACAACAAGCACTTGCTTTAGTTGAAACACGTTCGCTTGCTTTGAAGGAGAATGGCAGAATAGAATTTGGCGGCGGTGTAATAGATAAACTCATATATGAATTTTGTGATTCACCGTTTATATCGTCCGTTAATTATGAACAGACGCTGCATGATTTAATTGATATATTTTATTATTATAAAAATGAAACTATAGATTTAATCAGTGACGACGAGTTGATCAAGTATATGAAGAAAGCATATGATGGGGTGTGTCAAGGCTCTCTGGAATTATTGTCAGGACGTGAATTGAATCGATTAGCTCGAAATTTGCGATTCGGAGAGCTTTCGGATGACTCGGAAAATTCAATTGATGAGGAGGATGATGCAGATGACGAATATTGA
- a CDS encoding nucleotidyltransferase domain-containing protein: MDIYMDFVNDLTEMIDNINVANNIIAVYVGGSVSRGDYVVGVSDIDIYVVTKDSEENNTINTAVQSLAYKKIQELLSWCPDGVTVAFTTYKEIKSGVSWLGAGSEYYTFQENAKLLYGKDIRKDIIEPTENDIRKSSEQAIAQIKHIVQQDLSNIKIDKYFIRGIFGTAFSAMHFYLCLHHQYIRGKQKITDAYCEINQERAVFANSIMELWYVFSHRPLYEIEIKQLITDTIRIIEDM; this comes from the coding sequence ATGGATATTTACATGGACTTTGTCAATGATTTAACTGAAATGATAGACAATATAAATGTCGCAAATAATATTATCGCAGTTTATGTCGGAGGAAGTGTATCACGCGGAGATTATGTAGTCGGCGTAAGCGATATAGATATTTATGTTGTAACAAAAGATAGCGAAGAAAATAATACTATAAATACTGCCGTTCAATCCTTGGCATATAAAAAAATTCAGGAATTACTTAGCTGGTGCCCGGATGGTGTTACTGTTGCTTTTACTACGTACAAAGAAATAAAATCAGGCGTTTCTTGGTTGGGAGCCGGATCGGAATATTATACTTTTCAAGAAAATGCAAAATTATTGTATGGAAAAGATATAAGAAAGGATATTATTGAGCCTACAGAAAATGATATAAGAAAATCCTCTGAACAGGCCATTGCACAAATCAAGCATATTGTACAGCAGGATTTATCAAATATTAAAATTGATAAATATTTCATCAGAGGGATTTTCGGAACTGCTTTTTCGGCAATGCATTTTTATTTATGCTTACATCATCAATATATCAGAGGCAAGCAAAAAATAACTGATGCTTATTGCGAAATAAATCAAGAGCGTGCAGTCTTTGCCAATAGCATTATGGAATTATGGTATGTTTTTTCCCACCGACCTTTATATGAAATTGAAATAAAACAGCTTATTACTGATACGATTAGAATTATTGAAGATATGTAA